AATAAACAAGTATTCAAGGAAAGTGATAGTAAGATAAATAATGctgtaaaaattatatataaattaaaaaagaaaaaaaaaaattatgatgaaatatgaaataattaatatgtttgtttgtatatttttatttttttgctaTTTATAAGATagattaaatataattttatatatacaaaatgaagaaagtgtaataatattataaatatatatataatatatatattagtaatATGTCTTTGagcaatatatataatattaaaattagaaACAAagtaaaaagaataaaattataataatagtaattgtgataaaaatatcattatcattaacTTAATAGttccatattttatattttttgtatatgatattttaaagggatggaaaaaaaataaaaaaaatgtgtattatatatattcatataatcttatatatatatatatatatatatatatatatatatattttgatataattaaaaatgatggttgtgtatattataatataaattgttCTTcgaaatgatataatatattttttgatggTAAACACtgtagatatatttatttttggtATTTTGATTACGTGAATATAAAATGATGggtatatatgttatttgcTCCATTTACAATGAGGATgatgtttttttaaaaaagagaGGAAAAAGATAtgcatttaaatatattcaaagtAACAAGATAATGGTCAAATGAATTGAAAAATATCATTACGGTGATAAAGAAAAGTTATCATTTTATGatactacaaaaaaaaaaaaaaaaaaaaaaaaaaaaaaattaaatgaaaaagaaaaagaaatgatccacatatatatatatatatatatatatataatatattgcagataaaattaaaagtaaataaaaaaaatataaatataaaatgatatatctCATAATGagtaatttaattttaaaagaaatagatgatattatttttaaaaaaatatattatacttcTTTACATTGTTATCATtagttaaatataaatattttgaggcaaaaaaaaaaaagaaataataaaggtaaataaatatatatgaattttttttttttttttgttttattaatttccGCGTATTTCAccttaaaataaataaataaatacttaATTTGTTTGTAAAATTACCTtcttatgtttttataaagaagaaaaatatgaatacacatgtattttttttttttttttttttttcttgttaaaggtcatataaatatttatatatcattataaatataaatacataatatatttttattttattttttgtatgtgaaataaatttattttcttgattaaattatatgtatatatatttctgtaGAAGGATCttataaaatgaatgtttattaatatagaatataaaattaatatgcatatatagacaaacaaaaattaaaataaataaataaatataaatataaatatatatatatatatatatatattatacattgcaattaataatttgcttgtattttttatttgttattattattttatttatttatttattttttttttttttcttgtttgtacgtaatattttatataataattatatgcttatttaaaattttttttgttttttttataaaaaataaaatgtatatatatatgtattaatttttacaatggataaaaataaattgatatcaaaagatgataattataatgaaaaggTTGAGGTAATATCTCGAGTTgatacattttataataaatatggattaggtataaaaaattattcatgGATAGTTAAAGAGGCGATTgctataataatattaatacatgGCTTAGGTTCAAGTTTTCGTTTTGGTTTTTTGAGACATAGCGTAAATATAGTTGATAATATGCATGCTACATTAATAGATAgtgataatttttatatttataaaaatagttGGATTgaagaatttaataaaaatggttATTCTGTATATGGAATAGATTTACAAGGTCATGGAGAATCTGATGGGATTGATAATTTAAAACTTCATATAAATGATTTTGATGATTTTTCTTATGATGTTATAgatcatattaaaaaagtatATCAATCTATTATGttagaaaatgataataaggataatttatataataataataaaatggaaaGTATGGAAAAAATGCCCATGTATTTAATTGGTTATTCTATGGGAGGAAATATAGTTTTAAGAACTATAGAAATATTGGGAAAATCAAAAGATGAAATAtccaaatataatattaaaggaattatatgtatttctgCTATGATTTCAGTAAAATTAGTAGGATATCCagattcttttaaatatcgatatttttatttaccaGTAACACGGCTTATGGCTACTTTATTTCCAACATATAGACAAAAAACAGGTAGTGTTGAATTTAAGAAATTTccatatattaatgatattatatcattGGATAGGAATAGATTTAAAGgagataaaacaaataaatttacATATGGAATTGTTAAATCTTTAGATACTTTACATAAACATATAGATGATATTCCTAGAAATATACCTATACTGTTTTTCCATGCGAGAAATGATTGTCTTTGTTATTATCCAGGTTtagaaattttttataacagaTTAGTCagtgataaaaaagaattagtAACCCTCGAAAATAACGAACATCTTGTTATTATGGAACcaggaaatgaaaaaattttacaaaaaattCTTGATTGGATttcaaaaatttataaaaaaaaagatgaagataattatttaaaagagGAAATCACTCtgaattgaaaataaaagtataaacacggaaataaataaataaataaatatatatatatatatatatgtatatacatttaattttaCTCGCACATATCCAtcataattcatatatataaagagaaatattgaatgttattttaattctttttttattatatatatagtatgatatttaatatatatatatatattttatgttatttttcttttagcTTTTACACACCATATATTATTGATTATaccttatttatatataactatataaattttatattgtgttttattttttttttttgtttattattatttttaattatatgtataaacatcatatactatatatcagtttcattttataaatgatatattaatttttttatacattatatactttaatatttttattttttttattttttttattttttttattttttttattttattgtgctatatattatatgtcaCCAGGGACTTTATATGTTGTAATTTGCATactatgtaattttttttttttttttttttttttttgttatttttgtaagtttatatatgatgatatatattatataaattatgttaatatattaatatatctttacataatattatgttatatgttttatatataatgtcatatgttatataaataatttttattatatataaaaatatattaaattaaaaggtttatatatttataatatgaattttttttttttttttgaaatatataatatatattattttaattatttttatgtagtagtttataatatatatatattatgtatataattaccTTATATGCATTGAATGATCacatgttatattatttataaataaatatatgtgtgtataagATAAgtgaatgaaaaaatatcataataaacatatttataatatacatttccTTAACTTCATTtgtaatatatgatatattatatgaacagAAGAAAAGGTTCAATAATAGCcttgtaaaataaataaataagaaaggCATATATGAAGATATATTTGGAAGGATAGAGTTCATTGAagaaattaattaataaaatataaatgaagtcaatattttaataagtatttaatatatatatatatatatatatatatatatatataatattttctataattatattaagacacgtaaatatatataataatatttttttcttttttcataataaggTTTGTGATTTTCCaactattattttgtttaatatatcatttatatatttacaataatTTGAATGTACCTTTTTATTAGTACAGTTCTTAAAACattatacaatataaaaatttctaTAACAAAATACAttgcaaaaaataaaaaataaaaaaaggattTATTTTGGAAAGGCTGAAATTATAGACAAATGAATATGattaattatatgtttttataataatgtaagtGGACAAAAAatgattaaaatattttataaaaagaaaaatgatttatgaaataattaaacaaaaaacaaattaatagTTTGTACACAATTTGTTTGGTTGaatgttttaaaattaacataaaaatttattaatcgttatatgtatatatatatatatatatatatagtagtTGATGGTATCATGCGTGAACACTATTTTTCaaggaatatatttttttcatattaacaATTATCGATTTCATCTGGGTTTAGAGTTCACCCAATGTTAGTATAATCATTTAAGTCTATTGAATTTTCTTGTTCAGATTCATCAATTATACTTGTctgttttttatttgtgtcttcattttgttttattatcttttccTTTAGTTTATCTTCGACTGATTGTTTTTTACTTATTGGTTGTGTATTCAAACATTGTGCTAAGGAtcttatagatatattttgtCTTGCTACTTTTTTGAAGTTGTATACATTTTCATAACATGAAGGAATCAAGTTCTacaattgaaaaaaaaacaaaagcatatttatttattaatgagttattatatatatttttctaatttatcaaatataataataataataataaataatatatatatattatatgtttgttcattatttttttacccTATTTGATAATAACAAAAGTTCCAATACAAtagaaaaaaggaatattttaatagaagaaaataccatcattttaaaaaagaaaaaagttaatatatatatatatatatttttattttttatatgatatttatttttccttttatgtgtaattattataataaataatatatattatattatgtatttaaataataatatatatatatatcttatatattttttatataaaaagtgtTACATGAACTTTTGatcaatttatattatttaataatatagcaTTCGAATTATAACATTTCTGATGCGttaaatattgtatattaaataatatatatgtatatatatatatatatatatatatatatatatatatatatatattttattttgtagtgtcaatacaatttatatatataataaggtttaatatataaatatttctatttaataatttagaaTGAATAtgatgtttatatttttatatttttttatatgcaaGAATATAACTTACACATTTTtactatatttattattgatTACAGAATTTATGAAATGCTATGATACTAATAACATATcttgaaaatattaagattaattaattatattatatacctatatatataatactatatatatattttttttatatatgtatgtattttgtTCAATGCACtacattttttatgaacctactttttttttttttttcttttttattggGAAtagtattttaaaaatgaaacacTTTAAGAAATGAACCCCAggataaaaacaaaaaataacataattattatttattcctaaaattttttaaatgttattTTTGTGATGTTTtgtattacaaaaaaataaataaatatatatatatatatatatatatatatatatatatattttaatttaaaattattaaattagatgtaatatataagtgTACATGCTTATTACAATATAATGGAACTAATAAAAACTGGAATCTTCTAAATGTATgttttgtaaattttttttgagtataaataagaattatttatttttttaatttaagcaataaaataaaaataaaattataatatattattattatttttttttcatgtgtAAATATGTTTGAACATTTTGTTGTGTGATAATAGAAtggttttttttaaaaaaaacaaaaaaaaaaaaaaaaaaaaaccataATGAActaatatattcttaatataaaattttggtaaaatataatatatatatatattgtatttttgttttattagttgaaaaaaaatatatatttttttgttt
The Plasmodium sp. gorilla clade G2 genome assembly, contig: PADLG01_00_3, whole genome shotgun sequence genome window above contains:
- a CDS encoding lysophospholipase, putative produces the protein MDKNKLISKDDNYNEKVEVISRVDTFYNKYGLGIKNYSWIVKEAIAIIILIHGLGSSFRFGFLRHSVNIVDNMHATLIDSDNFYIYKNSWIEEFNKNGYSVYGIDLQGHGESDGIDNLKLHINDFDDFSYDVIDHIKKVYQSIMLENDNKDNLYNNNKMESMEKMPMYLIGYSMGGNIVLRTIEILGKSKDEISKYNIKGIICISAMISVKLVGYPDSFKYRYFYLPVTRLMATLFPTYRQKTGSVEFKKFPYINDIISLDRNRFKGDKTNKFTYGIVKSLDTLHKHIDDIPRNIPILFFHARNDCLCYYPGLEIFYNRLVSDKKELVTLENNEHLVIMEPGNEKILQKILDWISKIYKKKDEDNYLKEEITLN